The window TATTCGTCCTGGTCGGGATGGATGTGCGGCGGCACGAAGGTGCCGGGCGGGAAGGTCGCGTGCCATGAGAACGAATGCTCGGTGCGGGTCTTCGGCACATAGGTCTGTCCGAGGATGTTCCAGCTGATGCCTTGCAGGCCTTCGTTGGCGCGGGTGATGCCGGCGGTTTCGATCGGCGTGGCCATGGTTCGGTCTCCTCCGTTTGGCGGACAGTTCGATCTCAGACGTGCAGAAATCTGTCCTTGATGGTGGGGTCGTTCTTCAGCTCGGAACTGGTGCCGGTCCAGACCACACGCCCTTTCTCTACGACAACGTGGCGGTCGGCGAAAGCGGTCAGCGCGTCGACATTCTTGTCGATGACCAGAATGGCCTGGCCCTCGCTTTTCAGCCGCTTCAGGCAGGCCCAGATTTCGGCGCGGATCAGTGGCGCCAGGCCTTCGGTGGCTTCGTCCAGGATCAGGAGCCTCGGGTTGGTCATCAGCGCGCGGCCGATCGCCAGCATTTGTTGCTCGCCGCCGGACAATTGCGTGCCGAGATTGCCGCGGCGCTCCTTCAGGCGCGGAAACAAGCCATGCACGGCGTCGAGCGTCCAGCGTGGCGTGCTCTTGCGGCTGGCCGCAGTGGCGATCAGGTTTTCGTCGACCGTGAGCGTCGGAAAGATCTGGCGACCTTCCGGCACCAGGCCGATGCCGCATTGGGCGATCTTGTAGGAGGGCAGGCCGGCGAGTGCTCTGGTTTCAAAGCTGATGTCTCCGCCGCTCGGTCGCAGCAGCCCCATGATGGCTTTGACCGTTGTGGTCTTGCCCATGCCGTTGCGCCCCAGCAGCGTTACCACTTCGCCGGCATCGATGCGCAGCGAGATGTCGAACAGCACTTGTGCGGCGCCATAACCAGCCTGCAGATGCGAGACGGCGAGCATCAGACGATCTCCCCGGCCAAATCTTGTTCATTAAAAGCGGCTTCTTCGCCCAGATACGCGGAGCGCACCTCCGCGTTGTTGCGAATGCTGTCGGGCGAGCCGCTGGCGATGATGCGGCCATAGACCAGCACCGAGACTTTATCCGCGAGCGCAAACACGGCCTCCATGTCATGTTCGATCAGGATGATCGGCAGTTCGCGCTTCAGCGCCAGCAGCGTGGCAATCACCCGTTGGGATTCCTCGTGGCTGGTGCCGGCCAGCGGTTCGTCGAGCAGCAACAGCTTCGGCTTCGATGCGATTGCCACAGCAAGCTCGAGCTGGCGTTTTTCGCCATGCGACAGCAGGCCCGCCGGCACGTTGGCGCGCGCCGCAAGCCCAAAGCGGGACAGCAGCTCCATGGCAATTTCGTTCAACGGCTGTTCTGCCGCCGCATTGCCGAGGAATCTGAAACTGGAGCCGGCATGCGCCTGCGCGGCCAGTGCGACGTTTTCCAGCACGGAGAAGCCCGGCAGGATCGAGACGATCTGGAACGAACGCACCAGGCCGAGCCGCGCCCGTTCGTGCATCGGCAATGATGTAACGTCCCGTCCGTTGAACGCGATGCGGCCGGAATCGGGCGCGGCGAGGCCGGAGATCTGATGCACCAGCGTGGTCTTGCCGGCGCCGTTGGGGCCGATGATCGCGTGCAGTTCACCCGGTGCGATGTCGAGCGAGACATCGTCGGTCACGCGCAGCGCGCCATAACTCTTGCGCAAATTCGTCAAAGTGAGGATCGGCGCGCTCATCGCTCGCTCCTCAGGATCGACACGAGGCCGCCGCGCGCGAACAGTACAACCAGGATCAGGATCGGGCCGAAAATCATGCCCCAGTATTCGGTGAGATGGGACAGGTACTCTTCGAGCAGGGTAAATGCCGCTGCACCGATGATGGCGCCGTGCAGCGAGCCGAGCCCACCCAGCACGATCATGAAAATGAGATCGCCGGAGCGCTGCCAGGTGGCGTAGGCCGGGCTGATGAATTCGCTCTGGTTCGCCAGCAGGCAGCCGGCGAGGCCGGCGATCATGCCGGCGATGACATAGGCGGTGAGCTGATAACGATAGGGCGCAAAGCCGATCGCTTCCATGCGCACCGGGTTCTCCTTGATGCCACGCAACACGCGGCCGAACCGCGACGCGACGATCGAGCGGCAAATAATGTAGATCCCGACCAGCAGGCCGAACACCACATAGTACAGCCCGAGATCGTTCTTCAGCACCGGCTTACCGAAGATCAGGCTGCGCGATGCGAGGCTCATGCCGTCATCGCCGCCATAGGCCGCGAGCGAGGTGGCGAGGAAATACAGCATCTGCCCGAAGGCCAGCGTGATCATGATGAAATAGACGCCGCGGGTGCGCAGCGAGATCGCGCCGGTCAGCAGCGCGAAGAGTCCCGACGCGGCAAGAGCCGTGCCGAGCTGAATGAAGGCGTCGTTGATGCCATGGCTGGACAGGATGCCGACGGCATAGGCGCCGATGCCGAGATAGGCGGCGTGGCCGAAGCTGATCATGGCGCCGCAACCGATCAGGAGATCGAGCGACATCGCCGCCAGCGCCAGGATCATGGTGCGGGTCACCAGCGCCAGGATAAAGCCGGAGGCGCCGAACTGGGCAGCGATGGGGACGAACGCGAAGGCCGCGAACAGGATGATCGGCAGCCAGAGCGCTGATTTGCGCGCGCGCGGCGGCGGCGTGGATGCAGCTGCGTTGATTTCGGCGATGTCGTTCATGATCGGCGGACTCGTTCGCCTGTGCCGTGATGCCGATTTCTTTCTGCTCCCTCCCCCCTTGTGGCAGGGCTGTCCCGGGAATGATTCACTATGCCGCAGCGCATGCCCGGCGACTCCAGCGTGAACCGGATACTTTCTGGTTGTCGAGACACAGAAAAGGGCCGGGCATGCAATACGTGAATAGCATCTTTGGGGAGCTCCTCAAACCGATTGATCGACGACAATTTCGGGAAATCGTCGAGCGACATAACGGTAATGCCTACGACAAGACGTTCAAAAGCTGGGATCATCTTGTGGCGATGGTGGGCGCCCAATTGGGCGGGGTCACGAGCCTGCGCGCTGTGGAAGCGACCTCTAAGGCAAACTCCCATCAGCATTATCATTTGGGTGTAGGCAAGACCCCTCGCTCGACACTCTCGCGTGCGAATGCACGTCGTCCGGTGAGTATTTTCGCGGAAACTTTCGCGATGCTGGCAAAGAAGGCCGATCGACACACGCGGGTGGAAGGGGCCGAGATGGTTCGGTTGATCGACTCGAGCCCGGTGCCGTTGGGCAAGATGTGCGAATGGGCCGAATGGAATGGCCGTATCCGCGGCCTGAAGATGCACGTCGTCTATCATCCAGGGAACGATGTCCCGCGTTGTGTCGAGATTACGCCGGCGACCGTCAATGACGTCGAGATCGGCCGTCAAACGGAGCTGGAAGCCGGTGCGACCTACGTTTTCGACAAGGGCTATTATCACTTTGGCTGGTGGAAGAAGATCAATGCTGCCAAGGCTTTCTTCGTCACCCGCGTCAAGGTGAACACGCGCTTGCGCATGACAAAGTCCCGGTACGTGCGCAAGACCATAGGCGACGGCTTCAGAGTCATCGCCGATGCCAATGTCTCGCTCGCCAGCAAGGGCGATTCCAGTCTGCCGATCCCATTGCGACGCATCAAGGTCAGGCGTGACAAAGGGGGAATGATCACTCTCATCACCAACGATCTCGAACGCACGGCAGTCGAGATTGCGGCTCTCTACAAGAGCCGCTGGCAGATCGAGCTCCTGTTCCGCTGGATCAAGCAGCATCTCAACCTCCACAAGTTCATGGGCAAGAACGACAACGCCATTCGGCTGCAAATCATAGCCGCGATGATCGCCTATCTGCTCCTGCGCCTCGCGCGGCGTCTGAATTCCTTGCCGATGCTGCAGCTACGTTTCGCTGAGCTCGTTTGCCAACGCCTGTTCATGCGAAAACCGATCGCAGAAATTGACACCCCGCCACCCGTCAATCCGAGCAGGCCAAAACCCAGGTTCTCTCCCGATCAGCTGGGGTCACCTATGCGTGATTTTTCCCGGGACAGCCCTGCCCTTGTGGGGGAGGGGCGGGGAGGGGGGTATTCCGTGTTCTGAGCTGGAGAGATCTTGCGGGAAGCGGGCGATCCGATCTGCTGCGGAGGCGCGGTTACCCCCCTCCCTAACCCTCCCCCACAAGGGGGGAGGGAACGGCTCATTGCCGCGAAGCGAGGTCGGCGGCTAACCAAGCCTGCGTTTGCCGGCGTGAGTGTTGCGATCTCTTGATGCATAGGCGCTACCGCTTCGCCGGGAACAGGCCGGAAGGCCTGAAGAACAGGACCGCCGCCATCAGCACATAGATCAGCATCGGCGCGATGGCGCGGCCGGTCTGGCTGGCGGTGGCCGGATCGAACACTGCGCGCAACAAAGTGGGTGCAAAGAAGCGTCCGAGCGTATCGGTCAGCCCGATCAGCAGCGCTGCGATAAACGCACCGCGGATGGAGCCGATGCCGCCGATCACGATCACCACAAAGGCGAGGATCAGCACATTGTCGCCCATGCCGGGCTCGACCGAAAGGATGGGGGCCACCATGGCGCCGGCAAAGCCCGCGAGCATGGCGCCGACGCCGAACACGATGGTGAACAAGAGCCGGATATTGACACCGAGCGCC is drawn from Bradyrhizobium prioriisuperbiae and contains these coding sequences:
- a CDS encoding ABC transporter ATP-binding protein yields the protein MLAVSHLQAGYGAAQVLFDISLRIDAGEVVTLLGRNGMGKTTTVKAIMGLLRPSGGDISFETRALAGLPSYKIAQCGIGLVPEGRQIFPTLTVDENLIATAASRKSTPRWTLDAVHGLFPRLKERRGNLGTQLSGGEQQMLAIGRALMTNPRLLILDEATEGLAPLIRAEIWACLKRLKSEGQAILVIDKNVDALTAFADRHVVVEKGRVVWTGTSSELKNDPTIKDRFLHV
- a CDS encoding ABC transporter ATP-binding protein, coding for MSAPILTLTNLRKSYGALRVTDDVSLDIAPGELHAIIGPNGAGKTTLVHQISGLAAPDSGRIAFNGRDVTSLPMHERARLGLVRSFQIVSILPGFSVLENVALAAQAHAGSSFRFLGNAAAEQPLNEIAMELLSRFGLAARANVPAGLLSHGEKRQLELAVAIASKPKLLLLDEPLAGTSHEESQRVIATLLALKRELPIILIEHDMEAVFALADKVSVLVYGRIIASGSPDSIRNNAEVRSAYLGEEAAFNEQDLAGEIV
- a CDS encoding branched-chain amino acid ABC transporter permease; this translates as MNDIAEINAAASTPPPRARKSALWLPIILFAAFAFVPIAAQFGASGFILALVTRTMILALAAMSLDLLIGCGAMISFGHAAYLGIGAYAVGILSSHGINDAFIQLGTALAASGLFALLTGAISLRTRGVYFIMITLAFGQMLYFLATSLAAYGGDDGMSLASRSLIFGKPVLKNDLGLYYVVFGLLVGIYIICRSIVASRFGRVLRGIKENPVRMEAIGFAPYRYQLTAYVIAGMIAGLAGCLLANQSEFISPAYATWQRSGDLIFMIVLGGLGSLHGAIIGAAAFTLLEEYLSHLTEYWGMIFGPILILVVLFARGGLVSILRSER